One Candidatus Limnocylindrales bacterium genomic window carries:
- a CDS encoding PQQ-dependent sugar dehydrogenase, translating to MRALGKRLWMAAAASLALAAAASQAGATILPLGFVETAVVDDLVSPTAMALAPDGRLFVAEQDGRVRIVKNAALLDEPFVQLTVDNIYERGLLGIALDPAFASNGYVYVYFASPGPRAYRIVRFTAEGDQAKPGSETLLFELPPYGVNARYHFGGAMHFGPDGKLYLGVGDHSLNTNAQKLTVPFGKILRINPDGSIPTDNPFYATATGVNRAIWAYGLRNPFTMAFDPASGRLFINDVGAVDWEEIDEGTPGGNYGWPQAEGPSENPAFIDPIYAYEHGGHPVGGCAITAGVFYSPAAAQFPQAYEGGYFFADFCGRWIRWLDTGTHQPSDFVRMLAGNPTDLDVGPDGSLFVLVRPAGGVRQDDPGAIYRIFYTGSLAPQIAVQPESQTVLIGDPVTFAVESIGADGYQWRRNGMAIDGAVGASYTLDAVTAEDDQDEFRVVVHNGFGETVSAPAVLTATTNQLPVPSIVLTRPRELYHGGDLIEFSGAATDPEDGPMPPSSFSWRVDFHHNSHFHPYLPPTPGVAGGSFSVATLGETATDVWYRVNLRVTDSGGRTTTVYEDVLPEVATFTVQTQPAGLEVVVDGRPYASGAEFDGVVGLTRELAVEPEQTLLGTDYVFDHWSDGGGLEHLIQVPPGSTTYTAVFTPADPTTTTSASPQCGNAVLDDGEDCDDGDNDFHFGDPCRGNCTRVPCGKPTNSPGAVPVGSDALFTLAAAVGQRSCAATVCDVDSNGHVLASDALAVLRAAVGLLTELDCPAG from the coding sequence ATGAGGGCTCTCGGCAAAAGGCTGTGGATGGCGGCTGCGGCGTCGCTTGCGCTGGCGGCTGCGGCGTCCCAGGCCGGGGCCACGATTCTGCCGCTCGGGTTCGTGGAGACTGCGGTCGTCGACGATCTGGTCAGCCCCACGGCCATGGCGCTGGCGCCCGACGGTCGGCTCTTCGTCGCCGAGCAGGATGGCCGCGTCCGCATCGTCAAGAACGCCGCGCTGCTGGACGAGCCGTTCGTCCAGCTGACGGTCGACAACATCTATGAGCGCGGGCTGCTCGGCATCGCGCTGGATCCGGCCTTTGCCAGCAACGGGTACGTCTACGTCTACTTCGCGTCTCCCGGCCCGCGCGCCTATCGCATCGTACGCTTCACCGCCGAAGGCGATCAGGCAAAGCCCGGCTCCGAGACACTTTTGTTCGAGCTTCCCCCCTATGGCGTCAATGCTCGCTACCACTTCGGTGGCGCCATGCACTTCGGCCCCGACGGCAAGCTCTATCTGGGCGTGGGCGATCACAGCCTGAACACCAATGCACAGAAGCTGACGGTGCCGTTCGGCAAGATCCTGCGCATCAATCCGGACGGCTCGATTCCCACCGACAATCCGTTCTACGCCACCGCCACCGGCGTCAATCGCGCAATCTGGGCCTACGGGCTTCGCAATCCCTTCACGATGGCATTCGATCCGGCCAGTGGCCGCCTGTTCATCAACGACGTGGGCGCGGTGGACTGGGAGGAGATCGACGAGGGAACGCCCGGCGGGAACTACGGGTGGCCGCAGGCCGAGGGGCCATCGGAGAACCCGGCGTTCATCGATCCCATCTACGCCTACGAGCACGGCGGACATCCGGTGGGAGGATGCGCCATCACCGCCGGCGTCTTCTATTCGCCGGCGGCAGCGCAGTTCCCGCAAGCCTACGAAGGCGGTTACTTTTTCGCCGACTTCTGCGGCCGCTGGATCCGATGGCTGGACACCGGCACGCATCAGCCGTCGGACTTCGTGCGCATGCTGGCCGGCAACCCCACCGATCTGGACGTCGGGCCCGACGGCAGCCTCTTCGTTCTGGTGCGGCCGGCCGGCGGCGTTCGCCAGGATGATCCCGGCGCGATCTATCGCATCTTCTACACAGGCTCGCTGGCGCCGCAGATCGCGGTGCAGCCGGAGTCGCAGACGGTGCTGATCGGCGATCCGGTGACGTTCGCGGTCGAGAGCATCGGGGCCGACGGATATCAATGGCGGCGCAACGGCATGGCGATCGATGGCGCCGTCGGTGCGAGCTACACGCTGGACGCGGTCACCGCCGAAGACGACCAGGACGAGTTCCGCGTCGTCGTGCACAACGGCTTCGGTGAAACCGTTTCGGCGCCGGCGGTGCTGACGGCGACGACGAACCAGCTGCCCGTGCCGTCGATCGTGCTGACCAGGCCGCGTGAGCTCTACCACGGCGGCGATCTGATCGAGTTCTCGGGAGCCGCAACCGACCCGGAAGACGGGCCAATGCCGCCCTCCTCGTTTTCGTGGCGAGTGGACTTCCACCACAACTCGCATTTCCATCCGTATCTGCCGCCGACGCCCGGCGTGGCGGGCGGCAGCTTCAGCGTCGCCACGCTCGGCGAGACCGCCACCGACGTCTGGTATCGCGTCAACCTGCGCGTGACCGACTCGGGCGGCCGCACCACCACCGTCTACGAAGACGTCCTTCCCGAAGTCGCCACCTTCACCGTGCAGACGCAGCCGGCCGGGCTCGAGGTCGTCGTCGACGGTCGCCCCTATGCGAGCGGCGCCGAGTTCGACGGCGTCGTGGGGCTGACGCGCGAGCTGGCGGTCGAGCCCGAGCAGACGCTGCTGGGAACCGATTACGTCTTCGACCACTGGTCGGATGGCGGCGGTCTCGAGCACCTTATCCAGGTCCCGCCGGGCTCCACCACTTACACTGCTGTTTTCACGCCGGCCGATCCGACCACGACCACATCGGCCTCGCCGCAGTGTGGCAACGCCGTGCTCGACGACGGCGAGGACTGCGACGACGGCGACAACGACTTTCACTTCGGCGACCCCTGTAGAGGCAACTGCACACGCGTGCCCTGCGGTAAGCCCACCAATTCACCGGGAGCCGTCCCGGTCGGCAGTGACGCGCTGTTCACGCTGGCAGCGGCGGTCGGGCAGCGCTCGTGTGCGGCGACGGTATGCGACGTCGACTCGAATGGTCACGTGCTGGCATCCGATGCCCTGGCGGTCCTGCGCGCAGCGGTCGGCCTTCTTACCGAGCTTGACTGCCCGGCAGGCTGA
- a CDS encoding thiolase family protein — protein MREAVIVEAVRTPLGRGKKNGALAGWHAVDLASEPIKAIVRRTGIDPALIEDVIMGCVGQVGEQGLNIARNAALAAGLPETVCGTSVDRQCGSSQQALHFAAQGVMAGAYDCVIAAGVESMSRLPMGTSAAVGGAPFGPRMIQRYEEANLYDKHGLVPQGISAEIIARKWGLKRSELDEFSVGSHKKAAAATENGWFAQEIEPIEKRHDDGGTEKITNDEGIRPDSSIEKLSSLAPAFDENGVITAGNSSQLTDGAAAVLVMEKSRAEALGLKPRARFHAFALGACDPVIMLTAPIPATTNVLKRAGMKLSQMDAVEINEAFAPVVLAWAKEHDADMSKVNPHGGAIALGHPLGCSGARLMTTMLHYLERTGGRWGLQTMCEGGGMANATIIERL, from the coding sequence ATGCGTGAAGCCGTCATCGTCGAAGCGGTGCGTACGCCGCTCGGGCGCGGGAAGAAGAACGGGGCACTGGCCGGTTGGCATGCGGTGGACCTGGCGTCGGAGCCCATCAAGGCGATCGTGCGCCGCACCGGGATCGATCCCGCGCTCATCGAGGACGTGATCATGGGATGCGTCGGTCAGGTCGGCGAGCAGGGGCTGAACATCGCGCGCAACGCGGCGCTCGCCGCCGGCCTTCCCGAGACGGTGTGCGGCACGTCGGTGGACCGCCAGTGCGGCTCGAGCCAGCAGGCCCTGCACTTCGCGGCGCAGGGTGTGATGGCCGGCGCGTATGATTGCGTGATCGCCGCTGGCGTCGAGTCGATGAGCCGCCTGCCGATGGGAACGTCGGCTGCGGTAGGCGGCGCGCCCTTCGGGCCGCGCATGATCCAGCGTTACGAGGAAGCCAACCTTTACGACAAGCACGGTCTGGTGCCGCAGGGCATCTCGGCCGAGATCATCGCCAGGAAGTGGGGCCTGAAGCGCTCCGAGCTCGACGAATTCTCGGTCGGCTCCCACAAGAAGGCCGCCGCCGCTACCGAGAACGGCTGGTTCGCGCAGGAGATCGAGCCCATCGAGAAGCGGCACGACGACGGCGGCACCGAGAAGATCACCAACGATGAAGGCATCCGTCCCGACAGCAGCATCGAGAAGCTCTCGTCGCTCGCCCCCGCCTTCGACGAGAACGGCGTCATCACGGCCGGCAACTCGAGCCAGCTCACCGACGGCGCGGCCGCGGTGCTGGTGATGGAGAAGAGCCGGGCCGAGGCGCTCGGTCTCAAGCCCCGCGCTCGTTTTCATGCCTTCGCGCTCGGCGCCTGCGACCCTGTCATCATGCTGACCGCTCCGATTCCCGCCACCACCAACGTGCTGAAACGCGCCGGCATGAAGCTGTCGCAGATGGACGCGGTCGAGATCAACGAGGCCTTCGCGCCGGTGGTGCTGGCGTGGGCGAAGGAACACGACGCCGACATGTCGAAGGTCAATCCGCATGGCGGCGCGATCGCGCTCGGCCATCCGCTCGGATGCAGCGGCGCCCGTCTGATGACCACGATGCTGCATTACCTGGAGCGCACCGGCGGACGCTGGGGATTGCAGACGATGTGCGAAGGCGGCGGGATGGCGAACGCCACGATCATTGAGCGCCTGTAG
- a CDS encoding PAS domain S-box protein — translation MQAVQKKEVRDAQAALRHSERRFRALFDSMFQFTVLLAADGTVLEINQAALGICGLTSDSQAIGSKFWEVPWPAGNDVLARLRAAAEAAARGEFVREEHEGRRSDGGRLIVDVSTKPAYDDDGRLLYVIAEGRDVTHRKMVEESLAESEDRFRSAMQFSAIGMCLVSTEGRFLSVNRSLCRITGYAPAELLDRDFQSITHPDDLASDLELLRRVLSGELDSYQLDKRYIHKQGHVIWCLLTVSLVRGKDGELLYFVSQVQDVTDRKRAELELAELNAKLEARVHERTHALLEANAELEAFCYSVSHDLRAPLRHINGYAAMLAEDCARQMPPQAEQHLRSISDASRQMGGLIDDLLSFSRAGRTEAAEGELDLDELVSEVVRAMRAGGGDRAIEWKVEPLPRVVGDRSMIRQVFANLIDNAIKYTQPQPLARIEIGCVGEDDGRAIIAVHDNGVGFDMQYADKLFGVFQRLHHIDEFEGTGVGLANVRRIIARHGGRAWAEAEPGMGASFYFTLTIAR, via the coding sequence GTGCAAGCGGTCCAGAAGAAGGAGGTGCGCGATGCCCAGGCGGCATTGCGGCACAGCGAGCGCCGCTTTCGCGCGCTCTTCGACTCGATGTTCCAGTTCACGGTTCTGCTGGCGGCCGATGGGACGGTTCTCGAGATCAACCAGGCCGCGCTCGGCATCTGCGGCCTGACCAGTGACAGTCAGGCCATCGGCAGCAAGTTCTGGGAGGTTCCCTGGCCGGCCGGCAACGACGTGCTCGCACGGCTGCGCGCGGCTGCCGAGGCCGCGGCCAGGGGCGAGTTCGTGCGCGAGGAGCACGAGGGCCGCCGGAGCGACGGCGGCCGCCTGATCGTGGACGTCTCGACCAAGCCGGCGTACGACGACGACGGCCGCCTGCTCTACGTCATCGCCGAAGGCCGCGACGTCACCCATCGCAAGATGGTCGAAGAGTCGCTGGCGGAAAGCGAGGACCGCTTTCGCAGCGCCATGCAGTTTTCGGCCATTGGCATGTGCCTGGTCAGCACCGAGGGCCGCTTCCTGTCGGTCAACCGCTCGCTGTGCCGGATCACCGGCTATGCACCGGCCGAGCTGCTCGATCGCGACTTCCAGTCCATCACGCATCCCGACGACCTCGCCTCCGACCTCGAGCTCTTGCGCCGGGTGTTGTCGGGCGAGCTCGACAGCTATCAGCTCGACAAGCGCTACATCCACAAGCAGGGACACGTGATCTGGTGCCTGCTGACCGTCTCGCTGGTTCGGGGCAAGGATGGTGAGCTTCTCTACTTCGTGTCGCAGGTCCAGGACGTGACCGATCGGAAGCGGGCCGAGCTGGAGCTGGCAGAGCTCAACGCCAAGCTGGAGGCGCGCGTGCACGAGCGAACGCACGCGCTGCTGGAAGCCAATGCCGAGCTCGAAGCATTCTGCTATTCGGTTTCGCACGATTTGCGTGCCCCGCTGCGCCACATCAACGGGTACGCGGCCATGCTGGCCGAGGACTGCGCACGGCAGATGCCGCCGCAGGCGGAGCAGCACCTGCGATCCATCTCCGACGCCAGCAGGCAGATGGGAGGGCTGATCGACGACCTGCTGAGCTTCTCGCGCGCGGGACGCACCGAAGCTGCCGAGGGTGAGCTCGATCTGGACGAGCTGGTGAGCGAGGTCGTGCGCGCGATGCGAGCGGGCGGCGGCGATCGCGCCATCGAATGGAAGGTGGAGCCATTGCCGAGGGTCGTGGGCGACCGTTCGATGATCCGCCAGGTCTTCGCGAACCTCATCGACAACGCGATCAAGTACACGCAGCCGCAGCCGCTGGCGCGCATCGAGATCGGCTGCGTCGGCGAAGACGACGGTCGCGCCATCATCGCCGTGCACGACAACGGCGTCGGTTTCGACATGCAGTACGCCGACAAGCTGTTCGGCGTCTTCCAGCGGCTTCACCACATCGATGAGTTCGAAGGAACCGGCGTCGGCCTCGCGAACGTCCGGCGCATCATCGCCCGTCACGGCGGCCGGGCGTGGGCCGAGGCCGAGCCGGGCATGGGCGCGTCGTTCTACTTCACGCTGACCATCGCGCGCTGA
- a CDS encoding gamma-glutamyltransferase family protein, whose translation MSDGRWDMPYASRRMPVLADNVVATSQPLAAQAGLAMLARGGNAVDAALATAIALTVVEPTNNGLGSDAFAIVACNGALHGLNASGRAPAAMTLDRMRGQQRMPALGWDSVTVPGAVSAWVQLSQRFGRLPFEALFEPAIRYARDGYLVSPVVAEQWALVADLFRSFPEFARVFLPLGRPPHAGERFVLPDLAASLEQIARTRGEAFYRGALAQAVAAHAAECGAALTAADLDEHRADWVDPIDAAFSNVRVHEIPPNGQGIAALMALKLLAHTPVLEHAPDTAPWLHFQIEAMKLALADVQRLVGDPAAMPVTAAELLDDEYLAARARKIDARRALPLAPGPLAQGDTVYLCAADAGGTMVSYIQSNYFSFGSGIVVPGTGISLQNRGSGFNLELGHANCVGPRKRPFHTIIPGFVTRDGMAEMAFGVMGGPMQPQGHVQMVLRVFAHGQNPQAAADAPRWQVTEDGAVLIEEAAGERTIAALAELGHHVAVGATWMFGGAQLIQRMNGGYVAATEPRKDGQAVGY comes from the coding sequence GTGAGCGACGGTCGTTGGGACATGCCGTACGCCTCGCGGCGCATGCCGGTGCTGGCAGACAACGTCGTGGCCACCAGCCAGCCGCTGGCCGCGCAGGCCGGCCTGGCGATGCTGGCCCGCGGCGGCAACGCCGTCGATGCCGCATTGGCCACCGCCATCGCGCTGACGGTGGTGGAGCCGACCAACAACGGCCTCGGCAGCGACGCCTTCGCCATCGTTGCCTGCAACGGCGCCCTGCACGGCCTCAACGCTTCGGGGCGAGCACCCGCTGCAATGACGCTCGATCGCATGCGCGGCCAGCAGCGCATGCCGGCGCTCGGCTGGGACTCGGTCACGGTGCCTGGCGCGGTCTCGGCATGGGTGCAGCTGTCGCAGCGCTTCGGGCGCCTGCCGTTCGAGGCGTTGTTCGAGCCGGCCATCCGCTATGCGCGCGACGGCTATCTGGTCTCGCCGGTCGTTGCGGAGCAGTGGGCGCTGGTGGCAGATCTGTTCCGATCCTTTCCGGAGTTCGCGCGGGTCTTCCTACCACTGGGACGGCCGCCGCACGCCGGCGAGCGCTTCGTCCTGCCCGATCTCGCCGCCAGCCTCGAGCAGATCGCGCGCACCAGAGGCGAAGCGTTCTACCGCGGCGCGCTGGCGCAGGCCGTTGCGGCGCATGCGGCAGAGTGCGGCGCAGCCTTGACGGCCGCCGATCTGGACGAGCATCGCGCGGACTGGGTCGATCCGATCGACGCGGCGTTTTCGAACGTTCGCGTGCATGAGATTCCACCCAACGGCCAGGGCATCGCCGCCTTGATGGCGCTGAAGCTGCTCGCGCACACGCCGGTCCTGGAGCACGCGCCGGATACGGCGCCGTGGCTGCATTTCCAGATCGAGGCCATGAAGCTGGCGCTCGCCGACGTGCAGCGCCTCGTCGGGGATCCGGCGGCCATGCCGGTGACCGCCGCCGAGCTGCTCGACGACGAGTATCTGGCCGCGCGTGCGCGAAAGATCGATGCACGGAGGGCATTGCCGCTGGCGCCGGGGCCGCTGGCGCAGGGAGACACCGTCTATCTCTGCGCCGCCGATGCGGGCGGCACGATGGTTTCGTACATCCAGTCCAACTACTTCTCGTTCGGCAGCGGAATCGTCGTGCCCGGCACCGGCATCAGCCTTCAAAACCGCGGCTCCGGCTTCAATCTCGAACTGGGACACGCCAACTGCGTAGGTCCTCGCAAGCGCCCCTTCCACACGATCATCCCCGGGTTCGTCACGCGCGACGGCATGGCCGAGATGGCATTCGGCGTCATGGGCGGTCCCATGCAGCCGCAGGGACACGTGCAGATGGTGCTGCGCGTCTTCGCTCATGGCCAGAACCCACAGGCTGCAGCCGACGCACCGCGCTGGCAGGTGACCGAAGACGGCGCCGTGCTCATCGAGGAGGCCGCCGGCGAAAGAACCATCGCCGCCCTTGCCGAGCTCGGTCATCACGTCGCCGTCGGCGCGACGTGGATGTTCGGGGGCGCCCAACTCATCCAGCGCATGAACGGCGGCTACGTCGCAGCGACCGAGCCGCGCAAGGACGGCCAGGCGGTCGGGTACTGA
- a CDS encoding GNAT family N-acetyltransferase, with translation MRAATGADLAGLTEVLARAFAGDPFHQWLFPDAATRPQRQRKLFDRVLSLYLRNGKVFTTVDGAGAALWDPPRESGPSLGEMLEFAVRVLPVFGSRAGRIARGMKPMVGLHPTAPHWYLSILGTDPLRQRSGVGRTLLRPILERCDREGLLAYLEASRPENVPYYERFGFRVVAPLTMPDGPTIYRMERHPRPVPRWTDEHAGAA, from the coding sequence ATGCGGGCGGCGACGGGCGCGGACCTGGCGGGGCTGACCGAGGTGCTGGCCCGCGCCTTCGCCGGCGATCCGTTCCACCAATGGCTGTTCCCGGACGCGGCCACCCGTCCGCAGCGGCAGCGCAAGCTCTTCGATCGAGTTCTTTCGCTCTATCTGCGCAACGGCAAGGTCTTCACGACCGTGGACGGTGCTGGCGCCGCCCTTTGGGATCCGCCGCGGGAGTCGGGGCCGTCGCTGGGCGAGATGCTCGAGTTCGCCGTGCGTGTGCTGCCCGTGTTCGGCTCGCGCGCCGGCCGGATCGCGCGCGGAATGAAGCCGATGGTCGGCCTGCATCCGACCGCCCCGCACTGGTACCTCTCCATTCTCGGCACCGATCCGCTCCGGCAGCGAAGCGGGGTGGGGCGGACCCTTCTGCGGCCGATCCTGGAGCGTTGCGACCGTGAAGGGCTGCTCGCGTACCTGGAGGCGTCACGCCCGGAGAACGTTCCCTATTACGAGCGCTTCGGCTTCCGCGTCGTGGCGCCGCTGACGATGCCCGACGGTCCGACGATCTATCGCATGGAGCGGCACCCGAGGCCGGTTCCGCGTTGGACAGACGAGCACGCGGGAGCGGCGTGA
- a CDS encoding SDR family oxidoreductase: MADNPTRALVTGASSGIGRSFAAALAAQGCDLVLTARNQSRLEELAGELRSRHGRSVDVLVADLEAPQDLARVEEYVRNDTRIDLLVNNAGYGVTGNFADLPLERSQGQIDLNVVALTRLSHAALSHMKPSRRGGVINIASGAAFLPTPALAVYSATKAYVVNFSLALAEETRGHGVQVLVVCPGFTRTEFQTRAQYDTSALPAFVWQTADDVVLESLAAYRKGQTMLVPGVQNRVTMALTNLVPKTLLVSLAGRFSKQPAA; the protein is encoded by the coding sequence ATGGCAGATAACCCAACACGCGCCCTCGTCACCGGGGCCTCCTCCGGCATCGGCCGGTCCTTCGCTGCCGCGCTTGCCGCGCAGGGCTGCGACCTCGTCCTGACCGCGCGCAACCAGTCCCGCCTGGAGGAGCTGGCCGGCGAGCTCCGGTCCAGGCACGGCCGCAGCGTGGACGTCCTCGTCGCCGATCTGGAAGCGCCGCAGGACCTGGCGCGCGTGGAGGAGTACGTTCGCAACGACACCCGCATCGATCTGCTCGTCAACAACGCCGGCTACGGCGTCACCGGCAACTTCGCCGATCTGCCGCTGGAGCGGTCGCAGGGCCAGATCGACCTCAACGTCGTCGCCCTGACGCGGCTCAGCCATGCGGCGCTCTCGCACATGAAGCCGTCGCGGCGCGGCGGCGTCATCAACATCGCCTCCGGCGCCGCCTTCCTGCCCACGCCGGCGCTGGCGGTGTACTCGGCGACCAAGGCCTACGTCGTCAACTTCAGCCTGGCGCTCGCCGAGGAGACCAGGGGGCACGGCGTGCAGGTGCTGGTGGTCTGTCCCGGCTTTACGCGCACCGAGTTCCAGACCCGTGCCCAGTACGACACCAGCGCCCTGCCCGCGTTCGTCTGGCAGACGGCCGACGACGTGGTGCTCGAGTCCCTGGCGGCCTATCGCAAGGGTCAGACGATGCTCGTCCCCGGGGTGCAGAACCGGGTGACGATGGCACTGACGAACCTGGTGCCCAAGACGCTTCTGGTGTCGCTGGCCGGCCGCTTCAGCAAACAGCCGGCGGCATAG
- a CDS encoding MMPL family transporter — protein MAIDYEVPADKRLLYWLGDKLIDYRHPVSILVLIITGLFAYWSFQLQLVTSFGELLPQTHPYVQIHNKYSKDFGGANNIVMMMEVEEGHLFNVENLAQIYLMTEEIDKVYGVNHNQIDSIGHRTTRHLRVAAAGTLRSEPIMVDLPRNETEAADIRRIVHSSENVFGILVSLDDRAAIIRANFIEGRLDYRRIFDEMNERVIRPFTDGWIGAALEEVDPDRAEAFGVEKGKGILVARLFPDSVAAAAGLKQDDVITKVNGKEVVKRWEVSNAVAAKDPAGVQIEYLRDGKPGNLVLQGGGSDIKLWVAGEPRLYGWVYSYAGDVFFILVITYCIEWVLRWMYFHDWRGALRPTITGLIAAFWGLGFIYLIGLALDPLMLVMPFLITARAVSHAIQMHDRYYEEFEKCGWNKRRAIVASFAELFVPTFSGVVTDAIGVLVILLVPVLMLQKLALTASWWILAITVSEMLLNPIVYYYLKAPEPELVMLRERGAFRYYTERFVDKLLTPMGRRVTIIGWVVVMAVAGYNLQGLQIGDPGSASPLLFEDSPYNRSHGAIQGKFGGVEPLIIVAEGYDKNAMKDPHTLKTMESFQRYLERDPSVGYSFSLSDILRAVNSVFHELEPKWGVIPGNWVDIGGLFFIFFSGSPPTETAKYVSTDYSTAHVTFFCRDHKGSNIRRVIGRSKEFITNAQLEDMGIEVAEENEQVVVKGELDAPSWIKAGSTWQGSRLVLGEKKEGPFKPGDKIVAIGDHEVTDFHSLEDALQAETSQSKSLSVKVDRGGQTVEAMVAPPWKAQFKLAGGLIGVLAAANEELVRNDLLMNFLGFFTIWIILLFTYRSFRCGLYLLAPMVCSNVICNAVMSLQGTGINIHTLPLVTVGVGFGVDYGMYMVSRIIEEIRIRNDIVDSTREALITTGKAITFTAVTMVVSTAFWISSEIRFNAEMGLLLAIWMGIGYLGAQTLLPVLLVTMKPAFIMREAGKPPESVAAIK, from the coding sequence ATGGCGATCGATTACGAGGTCCCCGCAGACAAACGGCTGCTCTACTGGCTCGGCGACAAGCTGATCGATTACCGCCACCCGGTCTCGATCCTTGTCCTCATCATCACGGGCCTGTTCGCGTACTGGAGCTTCCAGCTCCAGCTCGTGACCAGCTTCGGAGAGCTGCTCCCGCAGACCCACCCTTACGTCCAGATCCACAACAAGTACTCGAAGGACTTCGGTGGGGCGAACAACATCGTGATGATGATGGAGGTGGAAGAAGGCCACCTCTTCAATGTCGAGAACCTCGCTCAGATCTATCTGATGACCGAGGAGATCGACAAGGTCTACGGCGTCAACCACAACCAGATCGATTCGATCGGCCACCGCACCACGCGCCATCTGCGCGTCGCTGCAGCCGGAACGCTCCGATCCGAGCCGATCATGGTCGACCTTCCGCGCAACGAGACGGAAGCGGCCGACATACGGCGAATCGTCCACAGCTCCGAGAACGTCTTCGGCATCCTGGTCTCCCTCGATGACCGCGCCGCCATCATCCGCGCGAACTTCATCGAAGGACGCCTGGACTACCGGCGCATCTTCGACGAGATGAACGAGCGCGTGATCCGGCCCTTCACCGACGGCTGGATCGGTGCTGCGCTAGAGGAAGTCGATCCCGACCGGGCCGAGGCCTTCGGCGTCGAGAAGGGCAAGGGCATCCTGGTGGCCCGCCTCTTCCCCGACAGCGTCGCCGCCGCCGCAGGCCTCAAGCAGGACGACGTCATCACCAAGGTCAACGGCAAGGAGGTCGTCAAGCGCTGGGAGGTCAGCAACGCCGTCGCTGCCAAGGACCCTGCCGGCGTGCAGATCGAGTACCTGCGCGACGGCAAGCCGGGCAACCTCGTGCTGCAGGGCGGCGGCTCCGACATCAAGCTGTGGGTGGCCGGCGAACCGCGCCTGTACGGCTGGGTCTACAGCTACGCCGGCGACGTGTTCTTCATCCTGGTCATCACCTACTGCATCGAGTGGGTGCTGCGCTGGATGTACTTCCATGACTGGCGCGGCGCGCTGCGTCCCACCATCACCGGCCTGATCGCGGCCTTCTGGGGCCTGGGCTTCATCTATCTGATCGGCCTTGCGCTGGACCCGCTCATGCTCGTGATGCCGTTCCTGATCACGGCCCGAGCAGTCAGTCACGCCATCCAGATGCACGACCGCTACTACGAGGAGTTCGAGAAGTGCGGCTGGAACAAGCGCCGCGCCATCGTCGCCTCCTTCGCTGAACTGTTCGTGCCGACGTTCTCGGGCGTGGTCACCGACGCCATCGGAGTGCTGGTGATCCTGCTGGTGCCTGTGCTGATGCTGCAGAAGCTCGCGCTGACGGCGTCGTGGTGGATTCTGGCCATCACCGTCTCCGAGATGCTCCTGAACCCGATCGTCTACTACTACCTCAAGGCGCCCGAGCCCGAGCTCGTCATGCTGCGAGAGCGCGGCGCGTTCCGCTACTACACCGAGCGGTTCGTCGACAAGCTGCTGACGCCGATGGGGCGGCGCGTCACCATCATAGGCTGGGTCGTCGTCATGGCCGTGGCCGGCTACAACCTGCAGGGCCTGCAGATCGGCGACCCCGGCTCCGCCTCGCCGCTGCTGTTCGAGGACTCGCCCTACAACCGCTCGCACGGAGCCATCCAGGGCAAGTTCGGCGGCGTCGAGCCGCTGATCATCGTGGCCGAAGGCTACGACAAGAACGCGATGAAGGACCCGCACACGCTCAAGACGATGGAGAGCTTCCAGCGCTACCTCGAGCGTGATCCGAGCGTCGGCTACAGCTTCTCGCTCTCGGACATCCTTCGCGCCGTCAACTCGGTCTTCCACGAGCTGGAGCCGAAGTGGGGCGTGATCCCTGGCAACTGGGTCGACATCGGCGGTCTCTTCTTCATCTTCTTCTCCGGCTCGCCGCCGACCGAGACGGCGAAGTACGTGTCCACCGACTATTCGACCGCGCACGTCACGTTCTTCTGCCGCGACCACAAGGGCAGCAACATCCGGCGCGTCATCGGGCGCAGCAAGGAGTTCATCACCAACGCCCAGCTCGAAGACATGGGCATCGAGGTGGCGGAGGAGAACGAGCAGGTCGTGGTCAAGGGCGAGCTCGATGCACCGTCCTGGATCAAGGCCGGGTCGACGTGGCAGGGCTCGCGCCTGGTGCTCGGCGAGAAGAAGGAAGGCCCCTTCAAGCCCGGGGACAAGATCGTGGCCATCGGCGACCACGAGGTCACCGACTTCCACAGCCTCGAGGACGCTCTGCAGGCCGAGACGTCGCAGTCCAAGAGCCTGTCGGTCAAGGTCGACCGCGGCGGCCAGACCGTCGAGGCGATGGTCGCCCCGCCCTGGAAGGCTCAGTTCAAGCTGGCCGGCGGTCTGATCGGCGTGCTCGCGGCCGCCAACGAGGAGCTCGTCCGCAACGACCTGCTGATGAACTTCCTCGGCTTCTTCACCATCTGGATCATCCTGCTGTTCACGTACCGTTCCTTCCGCTGCGGCCTCTACCTGCTGGCGCCGATGGTGTGCTCGAACGTCATCTGCAACGCGGTGATGTCGCTGCAGGGCACCGGCATCAACATCCACACCCTGCCGCTGGTGACCGTGGGCGTGGGCTTCGGCGTGGACTACGGCATGTACATGGTCAGCCGGATCATCGAGGAGATCCGCATCCGCAACGACATCGTCGACTCCACGCGCGAGGCGCTGATCACCACCGGCAAGGCGATCACGTTCACCGCCGTGACGATGGTTGTATCGACGGCGTTCTGGATCAGCTCGGAGATCCGCTTCAACGCCGAGATGGGACTGCTCCTGGCCATCTGGATGGGCATCGGCTACCTCGGGGCCCAGACGCTGCTGCCGGTCCTCCTCGTCACGATGAAGCCCGCCTTCATCATGCGCGAAGCCGGCAAGCCGCCGGAAAGCGTAGCAGCCATCAAGTAA